One genomic window of Eptesicus fuscus isolate TK198812 chromosome 6, DD_ASM_mEF_20220401, whole genome shotgun sequence includes the following:
- the ELL gene encoding RNA polymerase II elongation factor ELL isoform X2, with amino-acid sequence MAALKEDRSYGLSCGRVSDGSKVSVFHVKLTDSALRAFETYRASQDSVSLRPSIRFQGSQGHISIPQPDYPSEARIFSFYLSNIGRDSPQGSFDCIQQYFSSHGDIHLDCLGSIQDKITVCATDDSYQKARQSMAQAEEETRSRGAIVIKPGGRYLGKKVQFRKPAPGATDTVPSRKRATPINLANAIKKSGVSGGGGVSQRPFRDRVLHLLALRPYRKAELLLRLQKDGLAQADKDTLDSLLQQVANMNTKDGTCTLKDCVYKDVQKDWPGYSEGDQQLLKRMLVRKLCQPQSAAGLPGEPAAASPPREHGSSVSPPQKRPQPPDFIDPLANKKPRISHFTQRAQPAANGKLNVPHGREALLPTLGPLAGTDAHLPPRLDPPRAHDPLADVSNDLGHSGRDCDHGEMATPAPASCLSLPLLKDCAQPSRPHGGSSRGKSKKKSKKHKDKDRAAGDRHRARPPELVSGSLGAPPVNLGLNGTCNSSSVPTSTSETPDYLLKYATISSSEQRQSYKNDFNAEYSEYRDLHARIEQITRRFTQLDAQLRQLSQGSEEYETTRGQILQEYRKIKKTNTNYSQEKHRCEYLHSKLAHIKRLIAEYDQRQLQPWP; translated from the exons gATTCTGTTTCACTGAGACCATCAATTCGATTTCAAGGAAGCCAAGGG CACATCTCCATCCCCCAGCCGGACTACCCCTCAGAGGCTCGGATCTTCTCCTTCTACCTCTCCAACATTGGCCGTGACAGCCCCCAGGGCAGTTTCGACTGCATCCAGCAGTACTTCTCCAG CCATGGGGATATACACCTGGACTGCTTGGGTAGCATCCAGGACAAAATCACAGTGTGTGCCACCGATGACTCCTACCAGAAGGCACGGCAGAGCATGGCACAAGCCGAGGAGGAGACACGGAGTCGGGGTGCCATTGTCATCAAGCCCGGAGGCCGCTACCTGG GCAAGAAGGTTCAGTTTAGGAAACCAGCCCCAGGGGCGACGGATACTGTGCCCTCCCGGAAGCGGGCGACCCCCATCAACCTGGCAAATGCCATCAAGAAAAGTGGTGTTAGCGGGGGTGGTGGGGTATCTCAGAGGCCTTTCCGTGACCGGGTGCTCCATCTTCTGGCACTGAGGCCCTACCGGAAGGCTGAACTGTTGCTGCGGCTACAGAAGGATGGCCTGGCGCAGGCAGACAAGGACACGCTGGACAGCCTCCTCCAGCAG GTGGCCAACATGAATACCAAGGATGGCACTTGCACACTGAAGGACTGTGTGTACAAGGATGTGCAAAAGGACTGGCCTGGCTACTCAGAGGGGGACCAGCAGCTGCTAAAGCGCATGCTTGTCAG AAAGCTGTGCCAGCCACAGAGTGCAGCTGGCCTCCCTGGAGAACCTGCTGCCGCCAGCCCTCCAAGAGAGCACGGGAGCTCAGTCTCACCCCCCCAG AAACGTCCTCAGCCTCCTGATTTCATTGACCCCCTGGCCAACAAGAAACCAAGGATATCGCACTTCACCCAGAGAGCTCAGCCTGCCGCCAATGGGAAGCTGAATGTGCCCCATGGCCGGGAGGCCCTACTGCCCACCCTTGGCCCACTGGCGGGCACAGATGCCCACCTACCCCCACGGCTGGATCCTCCGAGGGCACACGACCCCCTGGCTGATGTCAGCAATGACCTGGGCCACAGTGGCCGGGACTGTGATCACGGGGAAATGGCCACCCCAGCCCCCGCGTCCTGCCTTAGCCTTCCCCTGCTGAAGGActgtgcccagcccagcaggcCCCACGGTGGCTCGTCTCGCGGCAAGTCCAAGAAGAAGTCTAAGAAGCACAAGGACAAGGATAGGGCAGCTGGGGACAGGCATCGAGCCAGGCCGCCAGAACTTGTGTCTGGCTCCCTTGGAGCCCCGCCAGTCAACCTGG GTTTAAATGGGACCTGCAACAGCTCAAGCGTCCCCACGTCAACTTCAGAGACACCAGACTACTTGCT AAAATATGCCACTATCTCCTCCTCAGAGCAGCGCCAGAGCTACAAGAATGACTTCAACGCCGAGTACAGTGAGTACCGAGACCTGCACGCCCGCATTGAGCAGATCACACGGCGGTTCACGCAGCTGGACGCCCAGCTCCGGCAGCTCTCCCAGGGCTCCGAGGAGTACGAG ACTACTCGTGGGCAGATTTTGCAGGAATATCGCAAAATCAAAAAG ACCAATACCAACTACAGCCAGGAGAAGCACCGTTGTGAGTACCTGCACAGCAAGCTGGCCCACATCAAGAGGCTCATTGCTGAGTATGACCAACGGCAGCTGCAGCCTTGGCCCTAG
- the ELL gene encoding RNA polymerase II elongation factor ELL isoform X5, translated as MAALKEDRSYGLSCGRVSDGSKVSVFHVKLTDSALRAFETYRASQDSVSLRPSIRFQGSQGHISIPQPDYPSEARIFSFYLSNIGRDSPQGSFDCIQQYFSSHGDIHLDCLGSIQDKITVCATDDSYQKARQSMAQAEEETRSRGAIVIKPGGRYLGKKVQFRKPAPGATDTVPSRKRATPINLANAIKKSGVSGGGGVSQRPFRDRVLHLLALRPYRKAELLLRLQKDGLAQADKDTLDSLLQQVANMNTKDGTCTLKDCVYKDVQKDWPGYSEGDQQLLKRMLVRKLCQPQSAAGLPGEPAAASPPREHGSSVSPPQKRPQPPDFIDPLANKKPRISHFTQRAQPAANGKLNVPHGREALLPTLGPLAGTDAHLPPRLDPPRAHDPLADVSNDLGHSGRDCDHGEMATPAPASCLSLPLLKDCAQPSRPHGGSSRGKSKKKSKKHKDKDRAAGDRHRARPPELVSGSLGAPPVNLGLNGTCNSSSVPTSTSETPDYLLKYATISSSEQRQSYKNDFNAEYSEYRDLHARIEQITRRFTQLDAQLRQLSQGSEEYETTRGQILQEYRKIKKEL; from the exons gATTCTGTTTCACTGAGACCATCAATTCGATTTCAAGGAAGCCAAGGG CACATCTCCATCCCCCAGCCGGACTACCCCTCAGAGGCTCGGATCTTCTCCTTCTACCTCTCCAACATTGGCCGTGACAGCCCCCAGGGCAGTTTCGACTGCATCCAGCAGTACTTCTCCAG CCATGGGGATATACACCTGGACTGCTTGGGTAGCATCCAGGACAAAATCACAGTGTGTGCCACCGATGACTCCTACCAGAAGGCACGGCAGAGCATGGCACAAGCCGAGGAGGAGACACGGAGTCGGGGTGCCATTGTCATCAAGCCCGGAGGCCGCTACCTGG GCAAGAAGGTTCAGTTTAGGAAACCAGCCCCAGGGGCGACGGATACTGTGCCCTCCCGGAAGCGGGCGACCCCCATCAACCTGGCAAATGCCATCAAGAAAAGTGGTGTTAGCGGGGGTGGTGGGGTATCTCAGAGGCCTTTCCGTGACCGGGTGCTCCATCTTCTGGCACTGAGGCCCTACCGGAAGGCTGAACTGTTGCTGCGGCTACAGAAGGATGGCCTGGCGCAGGCAGACAAGGACACGCTGGACAGCCTCCTCCAGCAG GTGGCCAACATGAATACCAAGGATGGCACTTGCACACTGAAGGACTGTGTGTACAAGGATGTGCAAAAGGACTGGCCTGGCTACTCAGAGGGGGACCAGCAGCTGCTAAAGCGCATGCTTGTCAG AAAGCTGTGCCAGCCACAGAGTGCAGCTGGCCTCCCTGGAGAACCTGCTGCCGCCAGCCCTCCAAGAGAGCACGGGAGCTCAGTCTCACCCCCCCAG AAACGTCCTCAGCCTCCTGATTTCATTGACCCCCTGGCCAACAAGAAACCAAGGATATCGCACTTCACCCAGAGAGCTCAGCCTGCCGCCAATGGGAAGCTGAATGTGCCCCATGGCCGGGAGGCCCTACTGCCCACCCTTGGCCCACTGGCGGGCACAGATGCCCACCTACCCCCACGGCTGGATCCTCCGAGGGCACACGACCCCCTGGCTGATGTCAGCAATGACCTGGGCCACAGTGGCCGGGACTGTGATCACGGGGAAATGGCCACCCCAGCCCCCGCGTCCTGCCTTAGCCTTCCCCTGCTGAAGGActgtgcccagcccagcaggcCCCACGGTGGCTCGTCTCGCGGCAAGTCCAAGAAGAAGTCTAAGAAGCACAAGGACAAGGATAGGGCAGCTGGGGACAGGCATCGAGCCAGGCCGCCAGAACTTGTGTCTGGCTCCCTTGGAGCCCCGCCAGTCAACCTGG GTTTAAATGGGACCTGCAACAGCTCAAGCGTCCCCACGTCAACTTCAGAGACACCAGACTACTTGCT AAAATATGCCACTATCTCCTCCTCAGAGCAGCGCCAGAGCTACAAGAATGACTTCAACGCCGAGTACAGTGAGTACCGAGACCTGCACGCCCGCATTGAGCAGATCACACGGCGGTTCACGCAGCTGGACGCCCAGCTCCGGCAGCTCTCCCAGGGCTCCGAGGAGTACGAG ACTACTCGTGGGCAGATTTTGCAGGAATATCGCAAAATCAAAAAG gaATTATGA
- the ELL gene encoding RNA polymerase II elongation factor ELL isoform X3, producing the protein MAALKEDRSYGLSCGRVSDGSKVSVFHVKLTDSALRAFETYRASQHISIPQPDYPSEARIFSFYLSNIGRDSPQGSFDCIQQYFSSHGDIHLDCLGSIQDKITVCATDDSYQKARQSMAQAEEETRSRGAIVIKPGGRYLGKKVQFRKPAPGATDTVPSRKRATPINLANAIKKSGVSGGGGVSQRPFRDRVLHLLALRPYRKAELLLRLQKDGLAQADKDTLDSLLQQVANMNTKDGTCTLKDCVYKDVQKDWPGYSEGDQQLLKRMLVRKLCQPQSAAGLPGEPAAASPPREHGSSVSPPQKRPQPPDFIDPLANKKPRISHFTQRAQPAANGKLNVPHGREALLPTLGPLAGTDAHLPPRLDPPRAHDPLADVSNDLGHSGRDCDHGEMATPAPASCLSLPLLKDCAQPSRPHGGSSRGKSKKKSKKHKDKDRAAGDRHRARPPELVSGSLGAPPVNLGLNGTCNSSSVPTSTSETPDYLLKYATISSSEQRQSYKNDFNAEYSEYRDLHARIEQITRRFTQLDAQLRQLSQGSEEYETTRGQILQEYRKIKKTNTNYSQEKHRCEYLHSKLAHIKRLIAENYEAKKSFVLWGLMDKSSS; encoded by the exons CACATCTCCATCCCCCAGCCGGACTACCCCTCAGAGGCTCGGATCTTCTCCTTCTACCTCTCCAACATTGGCCGTGACAGCCCCCAGGGCAGTTTCGACTGCATCCAGCAGTACTTCTCCAG CCATGGGGATATACACCTGGACTGCTTGGGTAGCATCCAGGACAAAATCACAGTGTGTGCCACCGATGACTCCTACCAGAAGGCACGGCAGAGCATGGCACAAGCCGAGGAGGAGACACGGAGTCGGGGTGCCATTGTCATCAAGCCCGGAGGCCGCTACCTGG GCAAGAAGGTTCAGTTTAGGAAACCAGCCCCAGGGGCGACGGATACTGTGCCCTCCCGGAAGCGGGCGACCCCCATCAACCTGGCAAATGCCATCAAGAAAAGTGGTGTTAGCGGGGGTGGTGGGGTATCTCAGAGGCCTTTCCGTGACCGGGTGCTCCATCTTCTGGCACTGAGGCCCTACCGGAAGGCTGAACTGTTGCTGCGGCTACAGAAGGATGGCCTGGCGCAGGCAGACAAGGACACGCTGGACAGCCTCCTCCAGCAG GTGGCCAACATGAATACCAAGGATGGCACTTGCACACTGAAGGACTGTGTGTACAAGGATGTGCAAAAGGACTGGCCTGGCTACTCAGAGGGGGACCAGCAGCTGCTAAAGCGCATGCTTGTCAG AAAGCTGTGCCAGCCACAGAGTGCAGCTGGCCTCCCTGGAGAACCTGCTGCCGCCAGCCCTCCAAGAGAGCACGGGAGCTCAGTCTCACCCCCCCAG AAACGTCCTCAGCCTCCTGATTTCATTGACCCCCTGGCCAACAAGAAACCAAGGATATCGCACTTCACCCAGAGAGCTCAGCCTGCCGCCAATGGGAAGCTGAATGTGCCCCATGGCCGGGAGGCCCTACTGCCCACCCTTGGCCCACTGGCGGGCACAGATGCCCACCTACCCCCACGGCTGGATCCTCCGAGGGCACACGACCCCCTGGCTGATGTCAGCAATGACCTGGGCCACAGTGGCCGGGACTGTGATCACGGGGAAATGGCCACCCCAGCCCCCGCGTCCTGCCTTAGCCTTCCCCTGCTGAAGGActgtgcccagcccagcaggcCCCACGGTGGCTCGTCTCGCGGCAAGTCCAAGAAGAAGTCTAAGAAGCACAAGGACAAGGATAGGGCAGCTGGGGACAGGCATCGAGCCAGGCCGCCAGAACTTGTGTCTGGCTCCCTTGGAGCCCCGCCAGTCAACCTGG GTTTAAATGGGACCTGCAACAGCTCAAGCGTCCCCACGTCAACTTCAGAGACACCAGACTACTTGCT AAAATATGCCACTATCTCCTCCTCAGAGCAGCGCCAGAGCTACAAGAATGACTTCAACGCCGAGTACAGTGAGTACCGAGACCTGCACGCCCGCATTGAGCAGATCACACGGCGGTTCACGCAGCTGGACGCCCAGCTCCGGCAGCTCTCCCAGGGCTCCGAGGAGTACGAG ACTACTCGTGGGCAGATTTTGCAGGAATATCGCAAAATCAAAAAG ACCAATACCAACTACAGCCAGGAGAAGCACCGTTGTGAGTACCTGCACAGCAAGCTGGCCCACATCAAGAGGCTCATTGCTGA gaATTATGAAGCTAAGAAAAGTTTTGTGCTTTGGGGGTTGATGGACAAAAGTTCTAGCTGA
- the ELL gene encoding RNA polymerase II elongation factor ELL isoform X4: protein MAALKEDRSYGLSCGRVSDGSKVSVFHVKLTDSALRAFETYRASQDSVSLRPSIRFQGSQGHISIPQPDYPSEARIFSFYLSNIGRDSPQGSFDCIQQYFSSHGDIHLDCLGSIQDKITVCATDDSYQKARQSMAQAEEETRSRGAIVIKPGGRYLGKKVQFRKPAPGATDTVPSRKRATPINLANAIKKSGVSGGGGVSQRPFRDRVLHLLALRPYRKAELLLRLQKDGLAQADKDTLDSLLQQVANMNTKDGTCTLKDCVYKDVQKDWPGYSEGDQQLLKRMLVRKLCQPQSAAGLPGEPAAASPPREHGSSVSPPQKRPQPPDFIDPLANKKPRISHFTQRAQPAANGKLNVPHGREALLPTLGPLAGTDAHLPPRLDPPRAHDPLADVSNDLGHSGRDCDHGEMATPAPASCLSLPLLKDCAQPSRPHGGSSRGKSKKKSKKHKDKDRAAGDRHRARPPELVSGSLGAPPVNLGLNGTCNSSSVPTSTSETPDYLLKYATISSSEQRQSYKNDFNAEYSEYRDLHARIEQITRRFTQLDAQLRQLSQGSEEYETTRGQILQEYRKIKKTNTNYSQEKHR, encoded by the exons gATTCTGTTTCACTGAGACCATCAATTCGATTTCAAGGAAGCCAAGGG CACATCTCCATCCCCCAGCCGGACTACCCCTCAGAGGCTCGGATCTTCTCCTTCTACCTCTCCAACATTGGCCGTGACAGCCCCCAGGGCAGTTTCGACTGCATCCAGCAGTACTTCTCCAG CCATGGGGATATACACCTGGACTGCTTGGGTAGCATCCAGGACAAAATCACAGTGTGTGCCACCGATGACTCCTACCAGAAGGCACGGCAGAGCATGGCACAAGCCGAGGAGGAGACACGGAGTCGGGGTGCCATTGTCATCAAGCCCGGAGGCCGCTACCTGG GCAAGAAGGTTCAGTTTAGGAAACCAGCCCCAGGGGCGACGGATACTGTGCCCTCCCGGAAGCGGGCGACCCCCATCAACCTGGCAAATGCCATCAAGAAAAGTGGTGTTAGCGGGGGTGGTGGGGTATCTCAGAGGCCTTTCCGTGACCGGGTGCTCCATCTTCTGGCACTGAGGCCCTACCGGAAGGCTGAACTGTTGCTGCGGCTACAGAAGGATGGCCTGGCGCAGGCAGACAAGGACACGCTGGACAGCCTCCTCCAGCAG GTGGCCAACATGAATACCAAGGATGGCACTTGCACACTGAAGGACTGTGTGTACAAGGATGTGCAAAAGGACTGGCCTGGCTACTCAGAGGGGGACCAGCAGCTGCTAAAGCGCATGCTTGTCAG AAAGCTGTGCCAGCCACAGAGTGCAGCTGGCCTCCCTGGAGAACCTGCTGCCGCCAGCCCTCCAAGAGAGCACGGGAGCTCAGTCTCACCCCCCCAG AAACGTCCTCAGCCTCCTGATTTCATTGACCCCCTGGCCAACAAGAAACCAAGGATATCGCACTTCACCCAGAGAGCTCAGCCTGCCGCCAATGGGAAGCTGAATGTGCCCCATGGCCGGGAGGCCCTACTGCCCACCCTTGGCCCACTGGCGGGCACAGATGCCCACCTACCCCCACGGCTGGATCCTCCGAGGGCACACGACCCCCTGGCTGATGTCAGCAATGACCTGGGCCACAGTGGCCGGGACTGTGATCACGGGGAAATGGCCACCCCAGCCCCCGCGTCCTGCCTTAGCCTTCCCCTGCTGAAGGActgtgcccagcccagcaggcCCCACGGTGGCTCGTCTCGCGGCAAGTCCAAGAAGAAGTCTAAGAAGCACAAGGACAAGGATAGGGCAGCTGGGGACAGGCATCGAGCCAGGCCGCCAGAACTTGTGTCTGGCTCCCTTGGAGCCCCGCCAGTCAACCTGG GTTTAAATGGGACCTGCAACAGCTCAAGCGTCCCCACGTCAACTTCAGAGACACCAGACTACTTGCT AAAATATGCCACTATCTCCTCCTCAGAGCAGCGCCAGAGCTACAAGAATGACTTCAACGCCGAGTACAGTGAGTACCGAGACCTGCACGCCCGCATTGAGCAGATCACACGGCGGTTCACGCAGCTGGACGCCCAGCTCCGGCAGCTCTCCCAGGGCTCCGAGGAGTACGAG ACTACTCGTGGGCAGATTTTGCAGGAATATCGCAAAATCAAAAAG ACCAATACCAACTACAGCCAGGAGAAGCACCGTT ga
- the ELL gene encoding RNA polymerase II elongation factor ELL isoform X1, with the protein MAALKEDRSYGLSCGRVSDGSKVSVFHVKLTDSALRAFETYRASQDSVSLRPSIRFQGSQGHISIPQPDYPSEARIFSFYLSNIGRDSPQGSFDCIQQYFSSHGDIHLDCLGSIQDKITVCATDDSYQKARQSMAQAEEETRSRGAIVIKPGGRYLGKKVQFRKPAPGATDTVPSRKRATPINLANAIKKSGVSGGGGVSQRPFRDRVLHLLALRPYRKAELLLRLQKDGLAQADKDTLDSLLQQVANMNTKDGTCTLKDCVYKDVQKDWPGYSEGDQQLLKRMLVRKLCQPQSAAGLPGEPAAASPPREHGSSVSPPQKRPQPPDFIDPLANKKPRISHFTQRAQPAANGKLNVPHGREALLPTLGPLAGTDAHLPPRLDPPRAHDPLADVSNDLGHSGRDCDHGEMATPAPASCLSLPLLKDCAQPSRPHGGSSRGKSKKKSKKHKDKDRAAGDRHRARPPELVSGSLGAPPVNLGLNGTCNSSSVPTSTSETPDYLLKYATISSSEQRQSYKNDFNAEYSEYRDLHARIEQITRRFTQLDAQLRQLSQGSEEYETTRGQILQEYRKIKKTNTNYSQEKHRCEYLHSKLAHIKRLIAENYEAKKSFVLWGLMDKSSS; encoded by the exons gATTCTGTTTCACTGAGACCATCAATTCGATTTCAAGGAAGCCAAGGG CACATCTCCATCCCCCAGCCGGACTACCCCTCAGAGGCTCGGATCTTCTCCTTCTACCTCTCCAACATTGGCCGTGACAGCCCCCAGGGCAGTTTCGACTGCATCCAGCAGTACTTCTCCAG CCATGGGGATATACACCTGGACTGCTTGGGTAGCATCCAGGACAAAATCACAGTGTGTGCCACCGATGACTCCTACCAGAAGGCACGGCAGAGCATGGCACAAGCCGAGGAGGAGACACGGAGTCGGGGTGCCATTGTCATCAAGCCCGGAGGCCGCTACCTGG GCAAGAAGGTTCAGTTTAGGAAACCAGCCCCAGGGGCGACGGATACTGTGCCCTCCCGGAAGCGGGCGACCCCCATCAACCTGGCAAATGCCATCAAGAAAAGTGGTGTTAGCGGGGGTGGTGGGGTATCTCAGAGGCCTTTCCGTGACCGGGTGCTCCATCTTCTGGCACTGAGGCCCTACCGGAAGGCTGAACTGTTGCTGCGGCTACAGAAGGATGGCCTGGCGCAGGCAGACAAGGACACGCTGGACAGCCTCCTCCAGCAG GTGGCCAACATGAATACCAAGGATGGCACTTGCACACTGAAGGACTGTGTGTACAAGGATGTGCAAAAGGACTGGCCTGGCTACTCAGAGGGGGACCAGCAGCTGCTAAAGCGCATGCTTGTCAG AAAGCTGTGCCAGCCACAGAGTGCAGCTGGCCTCCCTGGAGAACCTGCTGCCGCCAGCCCTCCAAGAGAGCACGGGAGCTCAGTCTCACCCCCCCAG AAACGTCCTCAGCCTCCTGATTTCATTGACCCCCTGGCCAACAAGAAACCAAGGATATCGCACTTCACCCAGAGAGCTCAGCCTGCCGCCAATGGGAAGCTGAATGTGCCCCATGGCCGGGAGGCCCTACTGCCCACCCTTGGCCCACTGGCGGGCACAGATGCCCACCTACCCCCACGGCTGGATCCTCCGAGGGCACACGACCCCCTGGCTGATGTCAGCAATGACCTGGGCCACAGTGGCCGGGACTGTGATCACGGGGAAATGGCCACCCCAGCCCCCGCGTCCTGCCTTAGCCTTCCCCTGCTGAAGGActgtgcccagcccagcaggcCCCACGGTGGCTCGTCTCGCGGCAAGTCCAAGAAGAAGTCTAAGAAGCACAAGGACAAGGATAGGGCAGCTGGGGACAGGCATCGAGCCAGGCCGCCAGAACTTGTGTCTGGCTCCCTTGGAGCCCCGCCAGTCAACCTGG GTTTAAATGGGACCTGCAACAGCTCAAGCGTCCCCACGTCAACTTCAGAGACACCAGACTACTTGCT AAAATATGCCACTATCTCCTCCTCAGAGCAGCGCCAGAGCTACAAGAATGACTTCAACGCCGAGTACAGTGAGTACCGAGACCTGCACGCCCGCATTGAGCAGATCACACGGCGGTTCACGCAGCTGGACGCCCAGCTCCGGCAGCTCTCCCAGGGCTCCGAGGAGTACGAG ACTACTCGTGGGCAGATTTTGCAGGAATATCGCAAAATCAAAAAG ACCAATACCAACTACAGCCAGGAGAAGCACCGTTGTGAGTACCTGCACAGCAAGCTGGCCCACATCAAGAGGCTCATTGCTGA gaATTATGAAGCTAAGAAAAGTTTTGTGCTTTGGGGGTTGATGGACAAAAGTTCTAGCTGA